The following proteins come from a genomic window of Schistocerca gregaria isolate iqSchGreg1 chromosome X, iqSchGreg1.2, whole genome shotgun sequence:
- the LOC126298114 gene encoding uncharacterized protein DDB_G0287625-like, producing MNRTAVDSFRVINQKVSRLEGAMNKKFDNIDNKLSKTETKILVVESKVGDIKSSLSNKIQSVKNELVTDREKNAKCYDNVNSRIDTVCVNVKAMAVDLESRVYSKVNIVDDKVETVGNTVKLHEIETKTDVNELKSTVSELNQKFEIFSNDVANRNFSMNTCTLLSNIPVKNFSNECSLHPVDFLESCRDNFLHNMSENFKIKIIDKVRKPKNYFNHTQRGGDHSWGNTNFNRRENSRPNNYSFHHREQNSHNINNNFHSRKNYNFHSRGQSGNNWNRSNYRESEKRNWREHRDAGSQNAMGSHEVNN from the exons ATGAATCGGACGGCTGTGGACAGTTTTCGGGTTATAAATCAGAAAGTGTCGCGTTTAGAAGGAGCTATGAACAAAAAATTTGATAAT ATAGACAATAAACTTAGCAAAACAGAAACAAAGATTTTGGTGGTAGAATCTAAAGTGGGAGACATAAAATCTAGTCTGAGTAACAAAATTCAgtctgtaaaaaatgaactggtcacAGACAGAGAGAAAAATGCAAAGTGTTATGATAATGTTAATAGTCGAATAGATACAGTTTGTGTAAATGTAAAAGCTATGGCAGTAGATCTTGAAAGTAGAGTATATTCGAAAGTAAACATTGTGGATGATAAAGTGGAAACAGTCGGTAACACAGTAAAACTCCACGAGATTGAAACTAAGACAGAtgttaatgaattaaaaagtacAGTATCAGAGTTAAaccagaagtttgaaatatttagCAATGATGTAGCTAACAGAAATTTTTCTATGAACACATGTACTTTATTATCCAATATTCCAGTTAAAAACTTTTCTAATGAGTGTAGTTTGCATCCTGTTGACTTTCTGGAGAGTTGTAGAGACAATTTTTTGCACAATatgagtgaaaatttcaaaattaa GATTATAGACAAAGTTAGGAAACCAAAAAACTATTTCAATCACACACAAAGAGGTGGGGATCATAGTTGGGGAAACACTAATTTTAACCGGAGGGAAAACAGTAGGCCCAACAACTATAGTTTTCATCATAGGGAACAAAatagtcacaatattaataataatttccatTCAAGGAAAAACTATAATTTCCATTCAAGAGGACAGTCTGGGAACAATTGGAACAGAAGTAATTACAGGGAGTCTGAAAAAAGGAATTGGCGTGAACATAGGGATGCTGGGAGTCAGAATGCTATGGGAAGTCATGAAGTAAATAACTAG